The Rhizobium leguminosarum genome includes a window with the following:
- the nifH gene encoding nitrogenase iron protein encodes MAALRQIAFYGKGGIGKSTTSQNTLAALVDHGQKILIVGCDPKADSTRLILNSKAQDTVLDLAATRGSVEDLELEDVLKIGYKGIKCVESGGPEPGVGCAGRGVITSINFLEENGAYNDVDYVSYDVLGDVVCGGFAMPIRENKAQEIYIVMSGEMMALYAANNIARGILKYAAGGSVRLGGLICNERQTDRELDLAEALAAKLNSKLIHFVPRDNIVQHAELRKMTVIQYAPDSQQAAEYRTLAQRIHDNSGKGTIPTPITMEELEDMLLDFGIMKTDEQMLAELQARDAKLKAAQ; translated from the coding sequence ATGGCAGCTCTGCGTCAGATTGCATTCTATGGAAAGGGCGGAATTGGCAAGTCCACTACGTCCCAAAACACACTAGCCGCCCTTGTGGACCATGGACAGAAGATCCTCATCGTCGGCTGTGACCCGAAGGCTGATTCTACGCGCTTGATCTTGAACTCGAAGGCCCAGGATACGGTTCTTGATCTCGCAGCGACGAGAGGTTCGGTTGAAGATCTTGAACTCGAAGACGTGCTCAAGATAGGCTATAAAGGTATCAAATGCGTGGAGTCTGGCGGCCCGGAGCCAGGCGTCGGATGCGCGGGCCGCGGCGTTATCACGTCGATCAACTTTCTCGAAGAGAACGGCGCCTACAACGATGTCGACTACGTGTCTTATGACGTTCTCGGTGACGTTGTGTGCGGCGGCTTCGCGATGCCGATCCGTGAAAACAAAGCTCAGGAAATCTACATCGTCATGTCCGGCGAAATGATGGCACTCTATGCCGCCAACAATATCGCCAGGGGCATCCTGAAATATGCTGCAGGCGGCAGCGTCCGCCTGGGTGGGCTCATTTGCAACGAGCGTCAGACCGACCGCGAACTCGACCTGGCCGAAGCGCTGGCTGCCAAACTCAATTCTAAGCTCATCCACTTCGTGCCACGCGACAACATAGTCCAACATGCCGAGCTTAGAAAGATGACGGTGATCCAATATGCGCCGGACTCTCAGCAAGCGGCCGAGTACCGGACACTTGCCCAAAGAATACATGACAATTCTGGAAAAGGCACCATCCCGACCCCCATCACCATGGAAGAACTTGAGGACATGCTTCTCGATTTCGGGATCATGAAGACCGACGAGCAGATGCTTGCCGAACTTCAAGCCAGAGATGCCAAGTTGAAAGCTGCCCAGTGA
- the nifK gene encoding nitrogenase molybdenum-iron protein subunit beta codes for MPQSAKKTLDHAPLFCEPEYRKMLAKKKLKFECPHPDQVVSDQREFTKTWEYREKNLARQALVVNPAKACQPLGAVFAAAGFERTMSFVHGSQGCVAYYRSHLSRHFKEPSSVVSSSMTEDAAVFGGLKNMVDGLANTYKLYNPKMIAVSTTCMAEVIGDDLHGFIENAKSEGSVPRDFDVPFAHTPAFVGSHVDGYDSMVKGVLENFWKGAARSEATASINIIPGFDGFCVGNNRELKRLLDLMQVTYMFIQDASDQFDTPSDGEFRMYDGGTKINDVKAALNAEWTLSLQHYNTRKTLDYCRDVGQVATSFHYPLGVQATDELLMVISEISRREIPEAIRLERGRLIDAMADSQAWLYGKKYAIYGDPDFVYAMARFIMETGGEPTHCLATNGTSAWEAEMKELLASSPFGKNAQVWPGKDLWAMRSLLFTEPVDLLIGNSYGKYLERDTGTPLVRLTFPIFDRHHHHRFPLMGYQGGLRLLTAILDKIFDNLDRETMHAGVTDYSYDLTR; via the coding sequence ATGCCGCAATCAGCTAAGAAAACTCTCGACCACGCGCCCCTATTCTGCGAGCCGGAATACAGGAAGATGTTGGCCAAAAAAAAGCTGAAATTCGAATGCCCACACCCGGACCAGGTTGTCTCTGACCAACGTGAATTCACGAAGACCTGGGAATATCGCGAAAAAAACTTGGCCCGCCAAGCTCTTGTGGTTAATCCAGCCAAAGCCTGCCAGCCACTCGGCGCGGTCTTTGCAGCGGCGGGATTCGAGCGGACGATGTCGTTTGTCCATGGCAGCCAAGGTTGCGTAGCCTACTACAGATCGCACCTATCTCGCCATTTCAAGGAGCCGTCATCGGTGGTCTCGTCATCGATGACGGAAGACGCGGCTGTATTTGGCGGCTTGAAAAACATGGTCGACGGTCTCGCCAACACATACAAGCTCTATAACCCGAAGATGATCGCGGTGTCGACCACATGTATGGCCGAGGTCATCGGAGATGACCTGCATGGTTTTATCGAAAACGCCAAAAGTGAAGGTTCGGTCCCGCGCGATTTCGATGTCCCCTTCGCCCACACGCCTGCCTTTGTCGGCAGCCATGTCGATGGCTACGACAGCATGGTAAAAGGTGTGCTGGAGAATTTCTGGAAGGGCGCCGCGCGAAGTGAAGCCACCGCTTCTATCAACATCATTCCTGGATTTGATGGCTTCTGCGTTGGGAACAATCGCGAATTAAAACGCCTGCTCGACTTGATGCAAGTGACTTACATGTTCATCCAGGACGCATCAGATCAGTTTGATACGCCCTCCGATGGCGAATTTCGAATGTATGACGGCGGGACCAAAATCAATGACGTGAAGGCGGCGTTGAACGCGGAGTGGACATTGTCCCTGCAGCATTACAACACTCGCAAGACGCTGGACTATTGCAGAGACGTTGGACAAGTGGCTACCTCCTTCCACTACCCTCTCGGCGTCCAAGCTACCGACGAACTTCTGATGGTGATATCGGAGATTTCCAGGAGAGAAATTCCCGAGGCGATCCGCCTGGAGCGCGGTCGACTCATCGATGCGATGGCGGATAGCCAAGCTTGGCTATATGGAAAAAAATACGCGATTTACGGCGATCCAGATTTCGTTTATGCGATGGCGCGCTTCATCATGGAGACCGGCGGCGAGCCAACCCACTGCCTCGCCACAAACGGCACCTCGGCTTGGGAAGCCGAGATGAAGGAACTCCTCGCATCCTCGCCCTTCGGGAAGAATGCACAGGTTTGGCCAGGCAAAGATCTCTGGGCAATGCGCTCGCTACTTTTCACTGAGCCCGTGGATCTCCTGATAGGCAATTCTTATGGGAAGTATCTCGAACGGGACACCGGTACCCCACTGGTTCGGCTGACGTTTCCAATTTTTGACCGGCACCATCATCATCGATTCCCCCTCATGGGCTACCAGGGCGGACTGCGTCTTTTAACGGCGATCCTCGACAAGATTTTCGACAACCTCGATCGCGAAACAATGCACGCCGGTGTGACGGACTATTCGTATGACCTCACTCGCTAA
- the nifD gene encoding nitrogenase molybdenum-iron protein alpha chain, translating to MTFKYANDSDLHAKLITDVLSQYPDKAAKRRSKHLSLATSEKDANAISECEVKSNIKSVPGVMTIRGCAYAGSKGVVWGPIKDMVHISHGPVGCGQYSWSQRRNYYVGLTGIDTFVTMQFTSDFQEKDIVFGGDKKLEKVIDEIAELFPLSNGVTLQSECPIGLIGDDIEAVARKKAKEHATTVVPVRCEGFRGVSQSLGHHIANDAIRDWVFDKKDIKFESGPYDVNVIGDYNIGGDAWASRILLEEIGLRVVGNWSGDATLAEVERAPRAALNLIHCYRSMNYISRHMEEKYGIPWMEYNFFGAYQINASLRNIAKHFGPEIQEKAEKVIVKYQPLVWAVIDKYWPRLSGKQVMLYVGGLRPRHVVTAYEDLGMEIVGTGYEFGHGDDYQRTGHYVKEGTLIYDDVNSYELEKFIEGIRPDLVGSGIKEKYPVQKMGIPFRQMHSWDYSGPYHGYDGFAIFARDMDMAINNPVWGLYDAPWNKDRALAAVAG from the coding sequence ATGACCTTCAAATACGCGAATGACAGTGATTTACATGCGAAGCTTATAACGGACGTGCTGTCGCAATATCCGGACAAAGCAGCAAAGCGCCGCAGTAAGCACCTTAGCCTTGCAACGAGCGAAAAGGACGCAAACGCGATTAGCGAATGCGAGGTAAAGTCGAATATCAAGTCTGTTCCAGGCGTGATGACGATCCGCGGCTGCGCTTACGCCGGTTCAAAAGGTGTCGTCTGGGGACCAATCAAGGATATGGTTCACATTTCACACGGGCCTGTGGGCTGCGGTCAATATTCCTGGTCGCAACGTCGCAACTATTACGTCGGTCTGACGGGCATCGACACGTTCGTAACCATGCAATTTACATCCGACTTTCAGGAAAAGGACATCGTTTTCGGTGGTGACAAGAAACTGGAAAAGGTCATCGATGAGATCGCTGAACTTTTCCCGCTAAGCAATGGCGTCACCCTGCAATCAGAATGTCCGATCGGCCTGATTGGCGACGATATCGAGGCCGTAGCGCGAAAAAAGGCCAAAGAACACGCGACGACCGTTGTGCCGGTACGCTGCGAAGGCTTCCGTGGCGTGTCGCAATCGCTTGGCCACCACATCGCCAACGACGCAATTCGAGATTGGGTCTTCGACAAGAAAGACATAAAATTCGAGTCAGGTCCCTACGACGTAAATGTCATAGGCGACTATAACATCGGCGGCGACGCATGGGCCTCGCGCATCCTGCTCGAGGAGATCGGATTGCGCGTGGTCGGCAACTGGTCGGGAGATGCCACTCTCGCGGAGGTGGAGCGCGCGCCGAGAGCCGCACTCAACCTCATTCACTGCTATCGGTCGATGAATTACATCTCCAGGCACATGGAGGAAAAATATGGCATTCCTTGGATGGAGTATAATTTCTTTGGGGCGTACCAAATCAACGCCTCGCTGCGCAACATTGCCAAGCACTTCGGGCCGGAGATCCAGGAAAAAGCCGAAAAGGTCATAGTCAAATACCAACCCCTCGTTTGGGCCGTAATCGACAAATATTGGCCGCGCCTCTCTGGCAAACAGGTGATGCTCTACGTCGGGGGATTGCGTCCTCGTCACGTCGTCACCGCCTATGAGGACCTCGGTATGGAAATCGTAGGAACCGGCTACGAATTCGGTCACGGCGACGACTATCAGCGCACTGGCCATTATGTAAAAGAAGGCACGCTGATCTACGACGATGTGAATAGCTACGAGCTAGAGAAATTCATTGAGGGAATTCGGCCCGATCTCGTCGGATCCGGCATCAAGGAGAAATACCCGGTGCAGAAAATGGGCATTCCATTCCGTCAGATGCACTCCTGGGACTATTCTGGTCCGTATCACGGTTATGATGGCTTCGCAATTTTCGCCCGGGACATGGATATGGCAATTAACAATCCAGTTTGGGGTCTCTACGACGCGCCCTGGAATAAAGACCGCGCTTTGGCTGCGGTTGCTGGGTGA
- a CDS encoding biotin carboxylase, translating to MKRISNIAELRLAMRRNKRPIYFISPTNFNLMGIDEWVGSFKFINSIDCYDGRHPNVFVPSKIPHARCKSIEGVNNHLLQCEEVIDYIARGGPDPVAVFLMFDETTEKICTEHGIEIWHPKAKLRQRCDDKMETVRIGNKASVPSVPNTLGPARTYEELRCSARKAGLGADLVVQTAFGDSGKTTFFIASEDDFNRHAAKISAEDEVKIMKRINCRSATMEGCTTASGTLVGPLMTEVVGKLELTPYKGGWAGNEIFAGAFSEKVRAKARDMAYRFGNQLREEGYRGYFDLDFLIDVEANEVYLGELNPRISGASSLTNQAAFAYADAPLFLFHLLEFSGIEYDIDVEELNDRWAREEFIDSWSQLILKWTEDLVGTVTDAPATGIYRMAPDGSVSYQRFDYHRQAIESDEEALFVRFTGRGDSLQRGVDLGALIVRGRVMDDEFELNERAHNWITGIKRLYASKPVTEIQCDEAKEPIR from the coding sequence ATGAAACGCATTAGCAATATTGCCGAGCTTCGGCTCGCCATGCGCCGCAATAAGCGCCCAATCTATTTCATTTCCCCGACGAATTTCAATTTGATGGGCATCGACGAATGGGTAGGGAGCTTCAAGTTCATCAACTCCATCGACTGCTACGATGGGCGGCATCCAAACGTCTTCGTTCCCTCCAAAATCCCCCATGCCCGCTGCAAGAGCATTGAGGGCGTCAACAACCACCTGCTCCAGTGCGAGGAAGTGATCGACTATATCGCCAGGGGCGGCCCCGACCCGGTCGCCGTCTTCCTGATGTTCGACGAGACGACCGAAAAAATTTGCACGGAACACGGTATCGAGATCTGGCATCCTAAGGCCAAGTTGCGTCAGCGCTGCGACGACAAGATGGAGACCGTGCGCATCGGCAACAAGGCGAGCGTGCCCTCCGTGCCCAACACGCTGGGCCCCGCCCGCACCTATGAGGAACTTCGTTGTTCGGCGAGAAAGGCTGGTCTCGGCGCCGACCTCGTGGTGCAGACTGCATTCGGCGACAGCGGCAAGACGACCTTCTTCATCGCCAGCGAGGATGACTTCAACCGTCACGCCGCGAAAATTTCCGCGGAAGACGAGGTCAAGATCATGAAGCGCATCAACTGCCGCAGCGCGACCATGGAGGGCTGCACCACGGCCTCCGGCACGCTCGTCGGCCCACTTATGACCGAAGTGGTCGGTAAGCTGGAGCTGACGCCCTACAAGGGCGGCTGGGCCGGCAATGAAATCTTCGCCGGCGCCTTTTCCGAAAAGGTCCGCGCCAAGGCGCGCGACATGGCCTACCGCTTCGGCAATCAGTTGCGCGAGGAAGGCTATCGCGGCTATTTCGACCTCGATTTCCTCATCGATGTTGAGGCCAACGAAGTCTATCTCGGCGAGCTCAATCCGCGCATATCCGGCGCAAGCTCGCTGACAAACCAAGCCGCCTTTGCCTATGCCGATGCGCCGCTCTTCCTATTCCACCTATTGGAATTTTCCGGTATCGAGTACGACATCGACGTCGAGGAACTGAACGATCGTTGGGCACGCGAGGAATTCATCGATTCCTGGTCGCAGTTGATTCTCAAGTGGACCGAGGACCTCGTCGGAACAGTTACCGATGCACCGGCGACGGGCATCTACCGCATGGCGCCAGACGGCAGCGTGTCCTACCAGCGCTTCGACTATCATCGGCAGGCGATCGAGAGCGATGAGGAGGCTCTCTTCGTGCGCTTCACCGGCCGCGGCGACTCCCTACAGAGGGGCGTCGACCTCGGAGCCCTGATCGTGCGGGGGCGGGTGATGGACGACGAATTCGAGCTGAACGAGCGCGCCCACAACTGGATCACGGGCATCAAGCGCCTCTATGCCAGTAAGCCGGTCACCGAAATCCAGTGCGACGAAGCGAAGGAGCCGATCCGTTGA
- a CDS encoding aminotransferase class I/II-fold pyridoxal phosphate-dependent enzyme produces the protein MRITALLRTHEGTPSMAALPDVVVLIVGTHSAAEQKALRRHLQRKRSVDDVFVIRTVFVRSFDEAWNATLDNTKIQAVVIRNGFPLRSQDCHLATSHWGLEGLDADIEAVPESELGPTLGRLIAEFRPELDLYLFTDGNVEEIPAHTGETFKRIFFREEDCDELYPSIIRNVVQRYDTPFFFALRDHAKLPVSNFHALPVSRGKSIRHSNWIGDFEQFYGTGLFSAESSATSGGLDSLLNPRGPLKIAQEYAARAFGAKRCFFGTNGTSTANKMVVQALFGPDDVVLVDHNCHKSNHYALALAGARPVYLDPYPLNDYSIYGAVRLRELKRVLLAHKRAGTIDSVRGVVLTNSTFDGIVYTPQRVMEECLAIAPHLIFMWDEAWFAFACAHPTYRQRTAMKSAANLSAMLQDPDYAASYEAFSAEFNAEAWKDDERILNARLLPDPSKARSRVYATQSTHKSLTALRQATMTLVWDEEFEQKTEENFNDALMTHTSTSPNYQLLASLDVARRQVEMEGYGLVKRMRELAVGLPEQLSCDPLLKKYFRVIGVDGFVPREYRESNAESYFDEKTGWSNFETAWRMDEFVLDPTHLTLEISATGLSGNAFKDKLMNEHEIQINKTTRNTALFIVNIGSTRSQIAHLIGALKKIARETDEKVRDLSTSQRSSHDLISLTQEQPPLPNFSAFHPAFRAMDSAINLGTTDGDIRSARSLSRDPANCEYLPLDKAEGAIAGGRKLVSASLVTPYPPGSAILVWGQLISPEILQYLCALDVCEIHGFRRELGLRVFREETLRRVLDAQKSSPEHGGAS, from the coding sequence TTGCGGATAACCGCATTGCTTCGAACACATGAAGGAACGCCAAGCATGGCAGCTCTCCCAGATGTAGTGGTACTGATTGTCGGCACGCATTCGGCGGCCGAGCAGAAGGCCCTACGCCGTCACCTGCAGCGCAAACGCAGCGTCGATGACGTTTTCGTCATCCGCACCGTCTTCGTCCGGAGCTTCGACGAAGCCTGGAATGCGACGCTCGACAACACCAAGATCCAAGCCGTGGTTATTCGTAACGGGTTTCCCCTCCGCTCCCAGGACTGTCATCTGGCCACGTCGCACTGGGGACTCGAGGGGCTGGACGCCGACATCGAGGCCGTTCCGGAATCTGAGCTCGGCCCGACGCTCGGCCGCCTGATTGCGGAGTTTCGACCAGAGCTCGATCTCTATCTCTTCACCGACGGCAATGTTGAGGAAATCCCCGCGCACACGGGCGAGACCTTCAAGCGCATCTTCTTCCGCGAGGAGGACTGCGACGAACTCTATCCATCCATCATCCGCAACGTCGTGCAGCGATACGATACGCCGTTCTTCTTTGCCCTGCGCGACCACGCCAAACTGCCGGTAAGCAACTTCCACGCCTTGCCGGTCTCCCGCGGCAAGTCGATCAGACATTCGAACTGGATCGGCGATTTCGAGCAGTTCTATGGCACGGGCCTGTTCAGCGCGGAGAGCTCCGCCACCTCGGGCGGCCTGGATTCCCTGCTCAATCCGCGCGGCCCACTGAAGATTGCGCAAGAATATGCCGCCCGCGCCTTTGGCGCCAAGCGCTGCTTCTTTGGCACCAACGGCACTTCGACGGCCAACAAGATGGTAGTGCAGGCGCTTTTCGGGCCAGACGACGTGGTGTTGGTCGACCACAACTGCCACAAATCAAACCATTACGCGCTGGCGCTGGCAGGCGCGCGGCCCGTGTATCTGGATCCCTATCCGCTGAACGATTATTCCATATATGGCGCAGTGCGCCTACGGGAGCTGAAGCGGGTCCTTCTCGCCCACAAGCGCGCCGGCACGATCGACAGCGTTCGTGGGGTGGTGCTCACCAACAGCACCTTCGATGGCATCGTCTACACGCCCCAGCGCGTGATGGAGGAGTGCCTGGCGATCGCGCCGCATCTCATCTTCATGTGGGACGAGGCCTGGTTCGCCTTTGCTTGCGCGCATCCGACATACCGGCAGCGCACGGCGATGAAAAGCGCCGCCAACCTTTCAGCGATGCTGCAAGATCCTGACTATGCCGCCAGCTACGAGGCCTTCAGCGCCGAATTCAACGCCGAGGCCTGGAAGGACGACGAAAGGATCCTGAACGCGCGCCTCCTGCCGGATCCGTCGAAGGCGCGATCGCGCGTCTATGCAACCCAGTCAACGCACAAGTCGCTGACGGCACTGCGGCAGGCGACAATGACCCTCGTCTGGGATGAAGAGTTCGAGCAAAAGACCGAGGAGAACTTCAACGATGCCTTAATGACGCACACCTCGACCTCACCCAACTACCAGCTCCTTGCGTCGCTTGACGTCGCCCGTCGGCAGGTGGAAATGGAAGGCTACGGGCTCGTCAAGCGCATGCGGGAGCTCGCCGTGGGTCTGCCCGAGCAGCTGTCCTGCGATCCGCTGCTGAAGAAATATTTCCGGGTCATTGGCGTCGACGGTTTCGTGCCGCGGGAATATCGCGAGTCGAACGCGGAATCCTATTTCGACGAGAAGACCGGCTGGAGCAATTTCGAGACGGCCTGGCGGATGGACGAATTCGTCCTCGATCCGACGCACCTAACGCTGGAAATCAGCGCCACGGGCCTCAGTGGCAACGCGTTCAAGGACAAGCTGATGAATGAACACGAGATCCAGATCAACAAGACTACGCGCAACACTGCGCTGTTCATCGTGAATATCGGCAGCACACGCTCCCAAATCGCCCATCTGATCGGAGCGCTGAAGAAGATCGCTCGCGAAACAGACGAAAAAGTGCGCGATCTTTCCACAAGCCAGCGAAGCAGCCACGATCTTATCTCGCTGACGCAGGAGCAGCCGCCACTGCCGAACTTTTCAGCCTTCCATCCGGCGTTCCGCGCGATGGACTCTGCTATTAACCTGGGAACCACAGACGGCGACATACGCTCGGCACGCTCCTTGTCCCGTGACCCTGCAAACTGTGAATATCTCCCCCTCGACAAAGCCGAAGGCGCCATCGCCGGGGGCCGCAAACTGGTCTCTGCGAGTCTTGTCACCCCTTACCCTCCAGGCTCAGCCATTCTCGTGTGGGGCCAACTCATTAGTCCGGAGATACTGCAATATCTGTGCGCGCTCGATGTTTGCGAAATACATGGCTTCCGGCGGGAGCTGGGTTTGCGGGTTTTCAGGGAGGAAACGCTTCGCAGAGTTCTGGACGCACAAAAGTCGTCTCCCGAGCATGGAGGCGCGTCTTGA